From the genome of Homalodisca vitripennis isolate AUS2020 chromosome 8, UT_GWSS_2.1, whole genome shotgun sequence, one region includes:
- the LOC124367861 gene encoding ecdysone-inducible protein E75 isoform X6 produces MGEELPILKGILNGVVDYHNAPVRFGRVPKREKARILAAMQQSTNSRTQEKAVAAEMEDDQRLLGTVIRAHLETCEFTREKVEPMLRRAREQPSYTACPPTLACPLNPNPQPLTGQQELLQDFSKRFSPAIRGVVEFAKRIPGFTLLAQDDQVTLLKAGVFEVLLVRLACMFDAQNNSMICLNGQVLKRESIHNSSNARFLMDSMFDFAERLNSLRLSDAEIGLFCSIVVIAADRPGLRNTEIIERMHNKLKNALQMIINQNHPNQLGLIHELMKKIPDLRTLNTLHSEKLLAFKMTEQQQLAQQQQQQQMWGSMMAEDECNSKSPGGASSWSSSSDVTMEEVKSPLGSVSSTESMCSGEVASLNEYHHQSHHVSSAPLLAATLAGGLCPHRHRANSGSASGDDTKPIHRPFRKLDSPSDSGIESGTEKIDKPIGSAPTSVCSSPRSSLEDKEDHHHNSHHHHHIAEDMPVLKRVLQAPPLCDTNSLMDEAYKPHKKFRALRNKDSAEAEPMQASPQLHHHLTSSLSSTHSTLARSLMEGPRGMTPEQLKRTDIIHDYIMRGESPANNNFQYIPSQRWSQNSATSVITTTSGRSAAYVLVSSPPSPLVHLDQPSRLYLAPSPSSTSPASPSIMELQVGIAQPLNLSKKTPPPSPRPLSAPSTAPQKAVSLEA; encoded by the exons ATGGGAGAGGAGTTACCGATACTGAAAGGGATACTCAACGGTGTGGTCGACTACCATAATGCTC CTGTCCGATTTGGACGAGTGCCTAAGAGAGAGAAGGCCCGCATCCTAGCAGCCATGCAACAAAGTACCAATTCGCGGACACAGGAGAAGGCGGTTGCCGCGGAAATGGAGGACGACCAGAGGCTGTTGGGAACCGTCATCAGGGCTCACCTGGAGACCTGTGAATTCACCAGGGAAAAAGTGGAGCCCATGCTGAGACGAGCGCGGGAACAGCCTTCCTACACAGCTTGCCCGCCCACCCTG GCGTGCCCCCTAAACCCCAACCCCCAGCCGTTAACCGGCCAACAAGAACTCCTTCAAGACTTCTCAAAGAGGTTCTCACCTGCCATCAGAGGTGTTGTAGAGTTCGCCAAGAGAATTCCAGGGTTCACACTTCTCGCACAAGACGACCAAGTCACCCTCCTCAAAGCTGGCGTGTTTGAAGTTTTGCTCGTCCGCCTCGCCTGTATGTTTGATGCACAG AATAACAGCATGATCTGTCTCAACGGACAAGTCCTAAAGCGAGAGTCAATCCACAACAGCTCCAACGCCAGATTCCTAATGGATTCCATGTTCGACTTCGCAGAAAGATTGAACTCTCTGAGACTGTCAGACGCTGAAATCGGCCTCTTCTGTTCCATCGTCGTGATCGCTGCGGACCGACCCGGGCTGCGGAACACAGAAATCATCGAGAGGATGCACAACAAGCTGAAGAACGCCCTCCAGATGATCATCAACCAGAACCATCCCAACCAACTAGGTCTCATTCACGAGCTCATGAAGAAGATTCCGGATCTGAGAACGCTCAATACTTTGCATTCTGAGAAGCTGTTGGCATTCAAGATGACTGAACAGCAGCAACTGGCTCAGCAACAGCAACAACAACAGATGTGGGGCAGTATGATGGCCGAGGATGAGTGTAACAGCAAGAGTCCTGGCGGAGCTTCATCTTGGTCCTCATCTTCTGATGTGACGATGGAAGAAGTTAAAAGTCCTCTTGGATCAGTTTCCAGTACGGAATCCATGTGCTCAGGAGAGGTCGCTTCTCTGAATGAATACCACCACCAAAGTCATCATGTCAGCAGTGCCCCTCTGCTAGCAGCAACGCTGGCCGGAGGCCTGTGTCCTCACAGGCACAGAGCAAACTCAGGCTCCGCCTCCGGAGACGATACGAAACCTATCCATCGCCCGTTCAGGAAATTGGATTCCCCAAGTGACTCCGGCATTGAAAGTGGGACGGAGAAGATCGACAAGCCCATCGGAAGTGCACCTACCTCCGTATGCTCGAGTCCAAGGTCTTCTCTGGAAGACAAAGAAGATCACCACCACAattcccaccaccaccaccacatAGCAGAAGACATGCCTGTCCTCAAGAGAGTCCTGCAAGCGCCTCCGCTTTGTGACACCAACTCGCTCATGGACGAAGCCTACAAGCCTCACAAAAAGTTCAGAGCACTGAGGAATAAAGACTCAGCGGAAGCGGAACCCATGCAAGCGTCCCCACAACTCCACCACCACCTGACGTCTTCTCTCTCAAGTACACACTCGACGTTAGCCAGGTCACTGATGGAAGGTCCTCGAGGGATGACACCCGAGCAGCTCAAGAGGACGGACATCATCCACGACTACATCATGCGAGGAGAATCCCCTGCCAACAACAACTTTCAGTACATTCCCTCCCAGAGGTGGTCCCAAAACTCCGCTACAAGTGTGATAACCACCACCTCAGGACGGTCTGCCGCCTACGTCCTGGTCTCCTCACCTCCCTCCCCCTTAGTCCATCTGGATCAACCTTCCAGGCTCTACCTAGCACCCTCCCCCTCCTCCACGTCACCCGCCTCACCCAGTATCATGGAGCTGCAGGTCGGTATCGCCCAGCCGCTAAATCTCAGCAAGAAGACACCGCCTCCATCCCCCCGCCCACTCTCCGCACCTTCGACTGCGCCACAGAAGGCGGTATCTCTAGAGGCCTGA